A DNA window from Luteitalea sp. contains the following coding sequences:
- the tcmP gene encoding three-Cys-motif partner protein TcmP — translation MATIADENPHYWAEYTNLQHVKHELVRRYLGGWFPKLGTWAGRVIYVDTHAGRGRHLTGQLGSPLVALKALLTHNYRDALLKKSEFRFLLIERDPVNLSALQEELEALGPLPNGVIVEPLAGDAFAILQRLVEPLRSTRKRLAPAFAFVDPYGFKVPCGILSALMGTGRVELFVNLIWRELDMALAQGRDKAGMAATLDLVFDGPEWRSVVDSADFDERAEQAVQLLATKVGAQWWTSIRMLGDNRATRYLLVHFTNHEDGRDLMKDCVWSIAPHGGFYVRKSDNPNQQVLITPQPDLAPVKAWMLKQLRDGPKRWQDLHAALRPEPWRETHLNSVIRELRRQGIVTADDYRGRFGSKANPLLRL, via the coding sequence ATGGCCACGATCGCGGATGAAAATCCCCATTACTGGGCCGAATACACGAATCTCCAACACGTCAAGCATGAGCTCGTCCGACGTTACCTTGGCGGCTGGTTCCCGAAGCTCGGCACCTGGGCTGGTCGTGTCATTTATGTTGACACACACGCTGGCAGGGGCCGACATCTGACAGGACAGCTCGGGTCTCCGCTCGTCGCGCTCAAGGCCCTCCTTACGCACAACTATCGAGACGCGCTCCTGAAGAAATCAGAGTTTCGCTTTCTACTTATCGAACGCGACCCTGTCAATTTGTCAGCGCTGCAGGAGGAACTCGAGGCGTTAGGCCCACTTCCAAACGGCGTCATCGTCGAGCCGCTCGCAGGCGACGCGTTCGCGATCCTTCAGAGACTCGTCGAGCCCCTGAGAAGCACCAGGAAGCGACTTGCTCCCGCGTTCGCCTTCGTCGACCCGTACGGCTTTAAAGTTCCCTGTGGCATCCTGAGCGCGCTGATGGGAACGGGGCGCGTTGAACTGTTCGTGAATCTCATCTGGCGCGAGTTGGACATGGCATTGGCACAGGGTCGTGACAAGGCGGGAATGGCAGCCACATTAGACCTTGTGTTCGACGGACCCGAGTGGCGTAGCGTCGTCGATTCGGCGGACTTCGACGAACGTGCGGAGCAGGCCGTGCAGCTGCTGGCGACCAAGGTAGGTGCTCAGTGGTGGACGTCTATCCGCATGCTCGGAGACAACCGGGCGACGCGCTATCTGCTTGTCCACTTCACCAATCACGAGGATGGCCGAGACCTGATGAAGGACTGCGTGTGGAGCATCGCGCCGCATGGAGGATTCTACGTCAGAAAATCGGACAATCCGAACCAGCAGGTGCTGATTACGCCGCAGCCCGATCTGGCACCCGTAAAGGCGTGGATGCTCAAGCAACTTCGAGATGGACCGAAGCGTTGGCAGGATCTCCACGCCGCGCTTCGGCCTGAGCCTTGGCGTGAAACTCACCTGAATTCCGTTATCAGGGAGCTGCGCCGTCAGGGAATCGTCACTGCGGACGACTACAGAGGACGATTCGGATCGAAGGCGAACCCGCTGCTGCGCCTGTAG
- a CDS encoding DUF5131 family protein: protein MSDRSRIEWTDATWNPVRGCTKVSPGCKFCYAEAFAERFRGVPGHPFSEGFDLRLVPEKLHEPLRWHAPRKIFVNSMSDLFHEAVPVDYVARVGDVMRRADWHTFQVLTKRHQRMLRLLSGELRWMADLPHVWYGVSVETRKYGLPRLDALRRAPVRVRFASIEPLLEDLGEIDLQGINWVIVGGESGPDARPMREEWVLNIQHQCAWHGVAFFFKQWGGRRKHKTGRQLNGRTYDEFPVDFHRTRPAL from the coding sequence ATGAGTGACCGTTCGCGCATCGAATGGACCGACGCCACCTGGAACCCCGTCCGGGGCTGCACCAAGGTCAGCCCTGGTTGCAAGTTCTGTTACGCAGAGGCGTTCGCGGAGCGCTTTCGCGGCGTTCCTGGCCACCCCTTCAGCGAGGGCTTCGATCTCCGGCTAGTCCCCGAGAAGCTTCACGAGCCGCTGCGGTGGCACGCGCCGCGAAAGATTTTCGTGAATTCGATGAGCGATCTCTTCCACGAGGCCGTACCAGTCGACTACGTCGCACGCGTGGGCGATGTTATGCGTCGTGCTGACTGGCATACCTTCCAGGTGCTGACGAAGCGGCACCAGCGGATGCTCCGCCTCCTGTCAGGCGAGCTGAGATGGATGGCCGACCTACCTCACGTCTGGTATGGCGTCAGTGTTGAAACCCGAAAGTACGGACTACCTCGACTCGATGCACTTCGGCGCGCTCCCGTCCGCGTTCGCTTCGCGTCGATCGAGCCGCTGCTGGAGGATCTCGGCGAAATCGATCTCCAGGGCATCAACTGGGTCATCGTCGGCGGCGAAAGTGGACCGGACGCAAGGCCGATGCGCGAAGAATGGGTGTTGAACATCCAACACCAGTGTGCCTGGCACGGCGTCGCCTTCTTTTTCAAGCAATGGGGCGGAAGGCGGAAACACAAGACCGGACGCCAGCTGAACGGCAGGACGTACGACGAATTCCCGGTCGATTTTCATCGCACGAGGCCTGCTCTGTAG
- a CDS encoding sodium/proline symporter, which produces MAIILTGFVTFLLLFTLIGVASTLKKQETTEDYLLAGRNVNPWLTALSAVATNNSGFMFMGMIGFTYALGIQTVWMMVGWITGELIAWIWVHKRVRIVSGQAGVQSVPELVGSRPDGGVNRPVVVLGGVLTFSFLSVYAAAQLQAGGVALHAVFDRPEWIGSVIGAIVVIAYCYAGGLRASIWTDAAQSVVMLGTMIMLLGFAAAEVGAPSALFAALGAEDPSLLEWRPTHATFGLGMYLIGMVSGGFSSVGQPHILIRILAIESPKAIDRARIVYFSWYIPFFLLVIAIALYARVLVPGLEGGANEGALLELGRAGRDGQPLLPSFLVGVLLAGIFAATISTADSQLLACSAAVTRDIWPRAKSSYLASKLATLSVAAIALAIALTSSEGVFELVLRAVSLFGASFVPLLLLRLAQQPVSSAVGLAMMVVGAGTVLVWEFGLYPDAIYPALLGMTASTLTYLVCRKRG; this is translated from the coding sequence ATGGCCATCATCCTCACCGGTTTCGTCACGTTTCTCCTGCTCTTCACCCTCATCGGCGTGGCCTCCACGCTCAAGAAGCAAGAGACGACCGAGGACTACCTTCTCGCTGGCCGCAACGTGAACCCCTGGCTGACCGCGTTGTCGGCAGTTGCCACCAACAACAGCGGGTTCATGTTCATGGGGATGATCGGGTTTACCTACGCGCTCGGCATTCAGACCGTGTGGATGATGGTCGGGTGGATCACGGGAGAGCTGATCGCCTGGATATGGGTGCACAAGCGCGTGCGAATCGTCTCCGGACAGGCGGGTGTTCAGTCGGTCCCAGAGCTCGTCGGCAGCCGACCCGACGGCGGCGTCAACCGTCCCGTCGTGGTCCTGGGCGGCGTGCTCACGTTCTCGTTCCTCAGCGTGTACGCGGCGGCACAGCTCCAAGCCGGAGGGGTGGCGCTCCACGCGGTCTTCGACCGGCCCGAGTGGATCGGTTCGGTCATCGGGGCGATCGTCGTCATCGCGTACTGCTACGCGGGTGGCTTGCGCGCCTCGATCTGGACCGACGCGGCGCAGTCTGTCGTGATGCTGGGGACGATGATCATGCTCCTGGGATTCGCCGCCGCCGAGGTGGGTGCGCCGAGCGCCCTCTTTGCGGCGCTCGGGGCGGAGGACCCCTCGCTCCTGGAGTGGCGCCCAACGCATGCGACATTCGGCCTCGGGATGTATCTCATCGGCATGGTCTCGGGCGGGTTCAGCTCTGTCGGGCAGCCGCACATTCTCATTCGCATTCTCGCGATCGAGTCGCCGAAGGCCATCGACCGTGCCCGCATCGTCTACTTCTCCTGGTATATCCCGTTCTTTCTGCTCGTCATCGCCATAGCGCTGTACGCCCGCGTCCTCGTTCCCGGGCTCGAGGGCGGCGCCAACGAGGGTGCGCTGCTCGAGCTCGGCCGGGCGGGCCGTGATGGCCAACCTCTCTTGCCCTCCTTCCTCGTGGGCGTGCTTCTCGCCGGGATATTCGCCGCGACCATCTCCACGGCGGATTCACAGCTCTTGGCGTGCTCGGCGGCGGTGACCCGAGACATCTGGCCGAGGGCGAAGTCGAGCTATCTCGCCTCGAAGCTCGCCACCCTGTCAGTGGCGGCGATCGCGTTGGCCATCGCGCTCACGTCCAGCGAGGGTGTGTTCGAGCTGGTGCTCCGAGCCGTGTCGCTCTTCGGCGCGAGCTTCGTACCGCTACTTCTCTTGCGGCTGGCACAGCAGCCGGTGTCATCGGCGGTGGGTCTCGCAATGATGGTCGTGGGCGCTGGCACGGTGCTCGTCTGGGAATTCGGCCTCTATCCCGACGCCATCTATCCGGCACTGCTCGGAATGACCGCCTCCACGCTCACGTACCTGGTTTGCCGTAAAAGAGGATAG